GAAGGGCGGGGAGGTCCAATTCTCCAGCGGCCCGGTCGGCACCACATCCACATGCCCCTGGAGTATGAGCGACCGCCCCCGCACGACAGTCGGCCGATAACTGCCCACAACGTTGAAGTCTTCGTCATAGGGCACGGTCATCGGACCGAAGCCCGCATGATCTTCGATATCCTCTTCGTCGATGCGCCAGCGGTCGATCTCCAGTCCTCTGTCGGCGAATTCCTGTTCCAAGAGGTCCTGGATTGCCGCCTCACTGCCGCGGACAGACGGGCAGCGGATCAGATCACCGGTGAACTCAAGCTGACGATCGAATGCGTTGTCGACGGCGTCAGTGATGGCCTGGGCGACTTCTCGATTCATGCTTCGCTCTTCCATGTTTCTCTGGCTGATGGTTGACGGAGATTCTGATGGCAAGTGAACTCAGCGTAGTTCCTTCAGGGCCTCCTCGGCACGCCGTTCGCGATCCTCGACCGCCATCTCCCACCAGTATTCGCCGCGTTCGCCGAGACCGTACTTCGCGATGTCCACCTTCCTCCTCGCCTCCGCGAGGTCATTCTCATCGCCCCGCTTCTTCGCTTGCTTGACGGCATTCCTCGCAGCGCCGAGGCGGCTCTTGAGTTCTTCGGCGACGCGAGGTGCCAATGCGGGATCGGTTCGTCGCCATCGACGCCCCCGGACGATCAGCCAACGATCGTCACCACCATCGCTGTTCTCGCTCATGCGACGAAGATACAGGAAGTGCGACCGGAAAACACCGGACGCGTCGGCCTCACCTATCCCTCGTGAGTCACCTTCAACGTCCCTCCTGAGTCGCTTTCGACCGTGTTCAGACTGAGCCACGAAAGAATTCAGCATTGGTGGCACTGTCCAGATCACCTAGGGGCCGATGGAGCATAGCGTCGGCGCGTCGATGCAGGACTACTTCGCTCCCGACGAGATCGAACTGTTCAGTCCCTGAGCGCTGACCACACTGGAGCCCCTCAATAGTGAGGCATCAATGATCTGCCGTTGAGCCCATCTCATCGAGTTCAGGCCACGAAGATGCAGAACGGGTGCCCGGAAGGATCGGCGAAGACGTAGAGCGGTTCATCCTCGTCGTCGGCTCGGTCGAACAGCACGGCAGCGCCGAGACTTTCCGCGCGATTTCGCTGGCGATCGAGTTCGCTCCGATTCGGCACTGTGAGGTCGAGGTGCATCTGCATGGGGATATCCGTCGACGGCCACGTTGTCGGTTCGAGGCGATCAACCAGCTGAAACGCGAGCTTTCGGTTACCGATCGCATCGGTGAGTACCAGCCAGTCGGGGACCTCGGCCTCGGCACTCGCCCCTGAGCCGCGGCCGTCGGTCGGCTCGTCTCCCGGACGATAGACGTAGCCGAGCAGCTGCCGATAGAACTCCGCGAGCATCCTCAGGTCAGTCGAATCGATGACAGTGTGGAGCAGCTCAGGAAATCCAGTGCCCTTCGCTTCGCCTGTCACCCGAGCTCCACCGGCGTGAGCACCGCGATCTTCCAGCCGTCCTCGGTGCTCACCAGCTGATACATGTTCCGCTCGTCGGGTGCGCCTCCCCGGAATCTCCATGTGACATCGGCCCAGATGCTGTGTCCAGTCGCCGCAGTCACCGTGACATCGGCATCGACCTCTGTGACATCCGAGTACTGCTCGAAAGCACTCGCGAAGAAGCTCTCCGTCTGAGCGGCGTCAGTGACGAGGATCCACTGCCCCGGGAACTCGATGAGCGCCGGAACCGCGTAGTGATCGGCGATCGCCGATGCATCCCGATCGATGAGCGCACGGGTATAGGCGTCGACGAACTGCCTGTGAACCTCTTTGTTCTCATTCCTGCCGCAGATGCTACTCCGCGCCCCTGACGTAGGGAATGTCAAAGACAGTTTCCGGGTGTGACCCAGCGGCTGACTGACACGGTCATCCGGCGAGAAGTCCGGCCCGGTCGAACGATGAATCCCGACAACCACCTTCAGCAGAATACGCGTGTTCCCACCTCGTCAATCGCGTGTCAGGTTCGCAACTTCAGCACAGACTCAGCAAGCCAGCTTGTTCATAACCTGGTGTCCGCCGGGAGAAAGCCTGCCGGTCGACAACACTCACCAGAGGAGACAACCATGAACATGAAACGAATAGGCGCAGTGAGCCTGGCTGCGGCCACACTGGCCTCTGCGAGCCTCTTCGGCGCGACCGCGGCACAAGCTGGACCGAGCAAATACTGGAGTGCCAATTTCCGCAATGTAGAGACATGCTCAATTGGGGTTAAGCATTACATCAACCATATTGAAAACCTCGGTTACACACTGAGAGCCGGAAATTGCACACCTGACGATTATGGGAACCCGAACTCGAGATACACAGGCGCCGTCCTCTACAAGTAAGGAGAGTCTGCGGGCGTCACGATCCTGTCAGCCGGATGCGGGGCGCCCGCTTGCACCGGCGGTACCGTCAACTGTCAAGAGCTCCCACCACACCCCATGTCACCGCGCGATGAGATGATGACAGGGTGCCTGAGACCTCCCCGACCACCGGTTCCGCCATCCCCGCCGATTGGCGCGAGGCCTTCGCCCCGCTCGCCGAGGCGGCTCCGCACTCGCACACGCCCGTGGCCTTGGGATTCGAGCTCGTTCAGGTCAT
Above is a window of Brevibacterium siliguriense DNA encoding:
- a CDS encoding biopolymer transporter Tol, whose amino-acid sequence is MSENSDGGDDRWLIVRGRRWRRTDPALAPRVAEELKSRLGAARNAVKQAKKRGDENDLAEARRKVDIAKYGLGERGEYWWEMAVEDRERRAEEALKELR
- a CDS encoding VOC family protein, which encodes MTGEAKGTGFPELLHTVIDSTDLRMLAEFYRQLLGYVYRPGDEPTDGRGSGASAEAEVPDWLVLTDAIGNRKLAFQLVDRLEPTTWPSTDIPMQMHLDLTVPNRSELDRQRNRAESLGAAVLFDRADDEDEPLYVFADPSGHPFCIFVA
- a CDS encoding nuclear transport factor 2 family protein, translating into MTFPTSGARSSICGRNENKEVHRQFVDAYTRALIDRDASAIADHYAVPALIEFPGQWILVTDAAQTESFFASAFEQYSDVTEVDADVTVTAATGHSIWADVTWRFRGGAPDERNMYQLVSTEDGWKIAVLTPVELG